The sequence GAGGGCACCTCGGTGCTCCGCAACGTCTACGTCATCAACCGGGGCTACGAGGACCTGGCGGAACGCCTGAACTCGGTGGGGGCGCAGATCGAGACGTTCCGCGACATCTGAGGCGCCGATGTCGTCCCCGCTCGGCCCCCGCTCCGGAGGCCGGGCGGGGGCGCGTGCCCGCGTCGAGCCGGTCGGCCCGCGCTCGGCCCGGCGGCGGGTCCGGCGGATCTGCTTCCGTCCGTCAGCGCTTCTGCAGGCGCACCGCGAGGAGGGCGACGTCGTCCTCGCCCTGCGGAGCGAGTCGCTCCAGGACGTGGGCACACGCCTCTTCGGGGCGCCCGGGCGCACTCTCCCATGCCTCGGTGAGGCGGCGTATGCCCTGCTCCAGGTCCTCGCCGCGGCGCTCCACGAGCCCGTCGGTGACGAGCAGCAGGAGCGAGCCGGCCGGCACGGTGACGCGGAGCGCGGGCGGATGGGGAAGGCCGAGACCGAGGAGGGGGCCGTGCTCGCGCAGGCAGTACGAGGCGCCTTCCGGCGAACGCACGAGAGGCGGGAGGTGCCCGGCGTTCGCGACGTGCACCAAGTCTGTCGCGTGCTCGATGAGCAGGACGCAGAGGGTCACGGTGGCCTGCGGGTTGGTGCAGGCGAGGAGATGGTCGAGACGGGTCAGGATGTCCTCGGGACGGTGGCCCTCGGCGGCGTACGCGCGCAGCGCGTGCCGTACCTCGCCCATGACCATCGCCGCGTCGAGTGAGTGCCCGGCGACATCGCCGACCGCTACGACCAGGCCCCCGGGGGTGTCGATGGCCTCGTAGAAGTCGCCTCCGATCTCGGTGCGTTCGTTCGCGGGCAGGTAGCGCACCGCGAGTTCGGCGCGGGACGTCACGGGCAGGGCCGCGGGCAGAAAGCTGCGCTGGAGAGTGAGGGCCAGCGCGTGCTCCTCGCTGTAGCTGCGCAGTGCCTCCAGCGCGAGGGCGCTCGCCTGGGCGAGTTGGGCGAGCAGCCCGTGCTCGTCCTCGCCGGTGACGGCGTCGGCGGGAACGAGAAGGGTGACCGGAGGGCGTTCGGGCTTGGCATGGCCGGTCACGGCGCGCAAGGGAACGGGGTCCTCGTCCACGCCCGGCCAACACGCGAGCAGGGGCAAGCGCTCGTTCGGCGGTACGGGGTGCACGCGGTGACCGGGGCCCTGGCCCTTCTCGGCGGGATCCTCCCAGGTGTGGGCGAGAAGGTGGCTGCCCTGCGGGGCGGTGAGACTGGCCGCCGCTCGGCAGTGCAGAAGGGCCCCGGCACCCTCGGCAGCCGCCCGCGCGAGTTCCTCGGCGTCACGGGCGTGGTAGAGGCGCAGCGTGCAGGTGTGCAGGAGACGCAGCCGGTCGGCGAGGTTCTCGGCGCGTCTGCGGGCGCGGGCGTAGCGCAGGGTCGCCGTGACCGTGGCCAGGAGCTCGGCAGGGGCGACCGGGTCCACGAGGTAGGCGTCCGCTCCCCGTGTGAGGCCCTGAGTGCGGTCGTCGGTGGTGATGGCCGAGGCGGAGATGTTGATGACGGGCAGGGCCGTCGTGGCCGGGTCGCCCTTGATGCGTTCGCACACCTCGAAACCGGTCATGTCCGGCAGGCGTACGTCCACGAGGGCCACTTCGGGCGGTGGTCCGGGCGCCGCGAGAAGGGCGAGGGCGCTGGTGCCGTCCTCGGCCTCGGTGACGTGGTGTCCGGCACGGCGCAGCACGGTGGCGAGCACGTAGCGATTGGTCGGGGAGTCGTCGACGACGAGGATGCGGGCGGGACCCTGGTCGTGCGGGGAGAAGGTCATCGTTGCGGGGTCTTCCTCGGGTCGCCTGCCGGGGCGGGGCGGCTGGGGCTCGGGGCGAGGGCTTCGGTGAGCGTGCGCAGCGTGAGGCGGGTCTTGTGGAGGACTGTGTGGGCGCCGGGGAGACGGCCGCGGTCCACGTCCTCGGCGGCGAGGGAGGTGAGCACGAGGACGGGGATGTGCCGGACGGCGGGGTGGGCGGCGCACTCGGCGTGGACCGTGTAGCCGTCCTTGCCAGGCATCGTGAGGTCGAGGAAGACGGCGTCGGGTTGCTCGCGGGCGATGACGCCGACGGCGCGGGAGCTGTCGGCGACGTGGATCACGTTCTCGCTGAGCCGGGCGAGCATCGGGCGCAGCGTGTTCACGAACACCGCGTCGTCGTCGACGACCACGACGGAACGCAGTGCCCGCTCGGGGGAGGTGCCCGGTGCGGTGGTCGCGAGCGGGGCCCGGTCCCGGTCGTGCCGGGCGGGCAGGTCGATGACGACGACCGTGCCCTTGCCGAGCGTGCTGCTCAGGGTGAGGCTTCCGCCGAGCAGCTGGGTGAGCCGGCGGGCGTAGGGGAGCCCGAGGCCGGTGCCGGCCCGGCCGCGCTGGTGGGGGCCGCGTACCTGGTAGAACTCCTCGAACACGCGGTCTATCTCGGGTTCCGGGATGCCGACGCCCGTGTCGGTGACGCGGAAGACGAAGCGCGCGTCGGCGTCCGTGCCGTGCTCCTCGATCTCCAGGCGCACGTGGCCGGTCCGCGTGAACTTGAGGGCGTTGGAGAGGATGTTGCGCAGGACGCGGGTGAGCATGACCTCATCCGTGTGGAGCGCCGAGGACTGACGGTGGTCGGGGACGTGGAGGGTGACCTCCGGGTGGGCTGTCCCGCGCAGGGTGCCCCGGAGCTGGTGGAGCAGGGGACGGAGGTCGACATCTGCCACGAGCGGTTCGAGCCGCCCCGACTCGGCCTTCGCGACGTCGAGGAGTTCGTCGACGAGGGCGAGCAGGGTGCTGCCGGAGGCGCGCATGAGGGACACCTGCTGGCTCTGTTCCTCGGAGAGCGGGTCTCCCGCCGGATCGAGGAGGAGCTGGGCGAGAGCGATGACCGAGTTGACCGGCGTGCGCAGCTCGTGGCTCACGTTGGCCCAGAAGCGGGCGCGGTACGCCTGCACCAGCTCCAGTTCCTGGTTCTTCTCCTCCAGTTCGGCGTAGAGGGCGACCACACCGCTGTTGGTCTCCTCCAGTTCGCCGGCGAGTTCCCGGTAGAGGGCGAGGACGCCCGCGTTGGTCTCCTCCAGCTCGCCGTTGAGCCTGCGCAGTTCCTCTCCTTGCTGCTGGGACTCGTCCAGGGCGGCGAGGAGTTGCCGGTTCTGGGTGCGCAGGGTCTCGATGAGGTCGGCGGCGGTCCCCGGGACGGCGAGCGCGGTACGCACCTCGTCGGCGAGACCGTCCGAGCACGCGGCGTGGCCGGGCAGGAACTGGGCGAGGAGCAGGGCGTGGGCGGGCGCGCCGGGCGGACGCGGGCTCGTGCGGGCCGGGGATTCCGTACGGGCCGTCGTCGCGTCCCCGGTACCGGTCGTCGCCTCGGGCGCACGGTAGGTGCCGCGATCGAGCAGTCGCGCGGCGGCGGAGAGCAGAGCGGAGGTGGGGGATGGGCCGTCGCCCCAGCCGAAGTGGACACTGAGCGCGGCGCCGCCGTGCGGCCCGATGTCCTCCAGGCGGAGCCGGGCGGTCAGGCCCGTGGCCCCGAGGAGTTGTTCCCCGGCCTCGCTGGCCACGGTGGTGAGCCGGACGAGGGCGCTGCCGCTGATGCCGGCGGCGCGGCACGCGGTCTGTGCGCAGCGCCGCAGGACGTGGACGTCGCCGGGCTCGCGCAGGCGGAGCTCCAGGAGGTCGTGCGCGGCGGGGCTCACGCCGGTACGTGGCCGATCACGACGAGGCCCGCGTCGTCGCGGCGAATCGCGGCCTGGTTGAGGAGCTGCGCCGCGACGAGAAGGGGTTCGCGGCTCGGGGGGAGCGGGGTCGCGGGGTCGCGACGGCGCTCGGAGAGCCCGTCGGAGTGCAGGACGAGGACGGCACCGGGCGGATAGGGGGCCTCGAAGACGCGGGGGGCGGGCAGCACGGAGCCGACGATCCCGGGGAGCGAGGCGAGGCTGTGGCGCGACGCGTCGGCCGCGGTCACGAAGGCGGCGATGTTCCCGACTCCGCCCAGCCTGACGCGGTGCGTGTCCGGAGTGACGAGGGCGAGGGCGAGCGCGGCGCCCCGGGTACCGCGCATCCCTTCGTGCAGCAGCCGGAGCAGGGGGGCGGGGTCGGTGGTGGGGGCGTCGCGGAAGACCTCGAGGGCCCGGGAGGCGGCCAGGGCGGCGAGGGGCCCGTGGCCGAGTCCGTCGCACATGAGGACCAGGACGGCGTCCCGGCCTTGCTCGGGGGCCTCTCGTACCGCCCAGGCGTCCCCGACCACGTGCTCGCCCGGGTAGGGCCGGGTCAGCCCGGCGAGCCGGAGCGGCGCGGGCGGTGGCGGTGCGGCGAGCCAGGACCGGGCGCAGGCCACCGTGCCGCCGCGCGCACTGTGCAGGACGAAGCTGTCCACGAGCCCTTCGAGTCCGGAGAACCGGGGAACGAGGGGCGCGGGCCGAGGG comes from Streptomyces sp. Tu6071 and encodes:
- a CDS encoding fused response regulator/phosphatase, translating into MTFSPHDQGPARILVVDDSPTNRYVLATVLRRAGHHVTEAEDGTSALALLAAPGPPPEVALVDVRLPDMTGFEVCERIKGDPATTALPVINISASAITTDDRTQGLTRGADAYLVDPVAPAELLATVTATLRYARARRRAENLADRLRLLHTCTLRLYHARDAEELARAAAEGAGALLHCRAAASLTAPQGSHLLAHTWEDPAEKGQGPGHRVHPVPPNERLPLLACWPGVDEDPVPLRAVTGHAKPERPPVTLLVPADAVTGEDEHGLLAQLAQASALALEALRSYSEEHALALTLQRSFLPAALPVTSRAELAVRYLPANERTEIGGDFYEAIDTPGGLVVAVGDVAGHSLDAAMVMGEVRHALRAYAAEGHRPEDILTRLDHLLACTNPQATVTLCVLLIEHATDLVHVANAGHLPPLVRSPEGASYCLREHGPLLGLGLPHPPALRVTVPAGSLLLLVTDGLVERRGEDLEQGIRRLTEAWESAPGRPEEACAHVLERLAPQGEDDVALLAVRLQKR
- a CDS encoding hybrid sensor histidine kinase/response regulator; amino-acid sequence: MSPAAHDLLELRLREPGDVHVLRRCAQTACRAAGISGSALVRLTTVASEAGEQLLGATGLTARLRLEDIGPHGGAALSVHFGWGDGPSPTSALLSAAARLLDRGTYRAPEATTGTGDATTARTESPARTSPRPPGAPAHALLLAQFLPGHAACSDGLADEVRTALAVPGTAADLIETLRTQNRQLLAALDESQQQGEELRRLNGELEETNAGVLALYRELAGELEETNSGVVALYAELEEKNQELELVQAYRARFWANVSHELRTPVNSVIALAQLLLDPAGDPLSEEQSQQVSLMRASGSTLLALVDELLDVAKAESGRLEPLVADVDLRPLLHQLRGTLRGTAHPEVTLHVPDHRQSSALHTDEVMLTRVLRNILSNALKFTRTGHVRLEIEEHGTDADARFVFRVTDTGVGIPEPEIDRVFEEFYQVRGPHQRGRAGTGLGLPYARRLTQLLGGSLTLSSTLGKGTVVVIDLPARHDRDRAPLATTAPGTSPERALRSVVVVDDDAVFVNTLRPMLARLSENVIHVADSSRAVGVIAREQPDAVFLDLTMPGKDGYTVHAECAAHPAVRHIPVLVLTSLAAEDVDRGRLPGAHTVLHKTRLTLRTLTEALAPSPSRPAPAGDPRKTPQR
- a CDS encoding SpoIIE family protein phosphatase, which produces MAVTSLVAESAEVHWLPAGPSLPTAARKVAAGLAALLTDAARAAAFEQCATAMAGDLLAHAPDGVLALRATRVRGQGAVECLSIDGGPGARVPQPGAPAPLAPRPAPLVPRFSGLEGLVDSFVLHSARGGTVACARSWLAAPPPPAPLRLAGLTRPYPGEHVVGDAWAVREAPEQGRDAVLVLMCDGLGHGPLAALAASRALEVFRDAPTTDPAPLLRLLHEGMRGTRGAALALALVTPDTHRVRLGGVGNIAAFVTAADASRHSLASLPGIVGSVLPAPRVFEAPYPPGAVLVLHSDGLSERRRDPATPLPPSREPLLVAAQLLNQAAIRRDDAGLVVIGHVPA